The genomic segment CACCGTCGGAGGTCGCACAATCCGCCGGTCGTACGCGATCTAGGATCGGTGGGGTGAGAGCCGATGCCGCACGCAATCTGGAAGCCGTCCTGACCACCGGGGCGCGGATGCTCGCCGTCGATCCGGGCGCGAGTGTGGCGAGCATCGCCGCCGAGGCGGGAGTGGACCGGCGGACCGTCTACCGGCGCTTCGCCGCACGCGAGGACCTCCTCGCGGCCATCTACGATGCCCGCCTCACCGCCATCGAACGGGCCGTCGAGGACGCCCGGCTGCGCGAAGCGCCCGTCGCCGTCGCCCTGCACCGCTACGTCGAGAACATCATCGCCGTCAACCGCGACTGGCCCGTCGACCTCACCCGCATGCTCACCGACGACACCGTCCACGCCCGCCGTGACGCGTCCATCGCCGAAGTCGACGCCTTCCTCCACCGCGCCACCACCGAGGGCCTCCTCCGCCCCGGCCAACCCGAAGGGTGGGCAGGCGCGCTACTGCCCCAGCTCATGCACCTGGTGTCCCGGACGATGCCCGACCTGAGCCCCGCGCAGGCGGCGGACGTGGTCGTCGACACCCTGCTGCGCGGGCTCGGAACGCACTGACCCGGCGGCGGGCTCCTGGGGTGGGAGGCCGGGGAGCACCCATGAGCCGGTCCTCCCCGGCCTCCCACCCCAGGAGGCGATTTCACGGCATCCGGAGCCGTCAGCCGCGCCGGACTCCTTCGAGGAAGCGCCCGGCCAGATCGGCGCGTTCGTCGAGCGTGGCCGTCGACTGCCCGAAGTCCACGAAGAGTTCGTGCACACCGGCCTCGGCGGCGGCCCGCGCGTAGTCGACGAACTGGCCGAGGGTGCCCGCACGCGGCATCTGCTCGTCATCGGTCCGCACGTCGGTGAGCTGGGGGTTGACGCGCAGCGCCATACGGAGGGCGGACGGGTCCCGACCGGCCTCCACCGCGGCCCCCACGATGACGTCCCACATGCCCATGAGGTGCTGGAGCGGCATCGCCACGGGCAGCCAGCCGCCGAACCTGCGGCCGATCCTCCGCAAGCCGCCGGGGGTGAACGCCGCGAGCAGCACGGGAGGTCCGGGCCGCTGGTGCGCCTTCAGCCCCACGACGGTCTCCGGGATGGTGAACAGCGGTCCCTCGTGCGAGAAGACGTCGTTGGCCCAGTACTTCTCCAGGACGTCCATCGTCTCTTCCAGCCGCGCGCCCCGCCCCTTCCAGGGAACGGAGACCGCGGTGTACTCCTCGGGCATCCAGCCCAGGCCGAGGCCCACGACCAGACGCCCCCCGCTGAGGAGGTCGAGGGTGGTCAACGACCGGGCCAGCATGAGCGGCGGTTGCCACAGACCGTTCAGCGTGCTCGTACCCAGCTCGACGCGGGTCGTGTGGGAGGCGGCGAACGTCAGGGCCACCAAGGGGTCCATGTGGTTCTCGTACTCCCGCGGCATCCTGCCGTCGGTGCTCGGGTAGGGCGCGCTCGGCACCAACGGAGCCAGGACACGGTCGCCCGTCCACAGGGAGTCGTATCCGAGCTCCTCCGCGGTCCGGCAGACGGCGAGCAGGCTTTCCGGCCGGGCGTCGGGACCGAACGTGGGAAGGGCCAGACCTAGTCGCATGTGCTTCTCCTCATGAGTCGTCCGGTCGGAGACCGGGTCAGTCAGGGGAATGCCGGGAATGCCGGGCAGGGTCCCCTTGGGTTCGGGCGGCCGGTCGTGAACCCGCCGGGGCTCAGACCATGGGGCTGACGGGCCGTTCGTCTCCCACCAGAGCCCGCCCGTACATCTCCTTGGCGAGGCCGGGGTTGAGCGTGGGATGCCGGGACCCCGTCTCCAGGTCGCGCCAGTGACGCTGGACGGTCTTCGTGGCCGAGAAGCTGCCCGCTCCGCCGACGGTGAGCAGCAGCTGTACGGCCTGGAGCAGGCAGGTGGAGGCGTGTCCCGCGTCCATGCGGACCCGTGCGCGTTCGATCGGCGACGGTTCGGTCCCCGAGACCGCAGCCGCGCCCGCGAACTCGGCCGAGCGCCTCAGATGCAGGTGGGCCGAGTCGATGAGGGTGGCCGCCTCGGCGATCGCCGCCTGCACGCTCGGCGAGTCGGCGAGGCGGGCGTGCAGGGACATGGCCATCGGTTTCCCGCTCTCGACGGCCTCCAGGGTGAGCCGGAGGACCGCCCGCGCGGTGCCCAGCAGGGGGCCCATCGACACGAGCGTCATGGAACCCGGCGGAATCCGGTACAGAGGCTCCTCGGGAAGCCCGTTTCCCCGGACGACGTCGGCGAACCGCCGGAGGCGGTGGTGCGGGACGAACACCTCGTCGGCGACCAGGGTGTCACTGCCGGTTCCGCGCATCCCCGCCATGTCCCAGGTCCTCTTGACGGCGAGGCCGGAGGCCGGCACCAGGGCCAGCCCACGCCCCGGCGCGTTGCCGGGCTCTTCGGGCAGGGGGACGCCGAGCAGGGCCCAGTCGGCGTGGTGGCAGCCCGAGGCCCAGGACCAGGTGCCGGTGACGAGCACCCCGTCCTCGACCGGCCGGGAGACGGCTCCCGCGTCGCTGAACACCCCGCACAGGGCGACGTCGGGGCCGTCGCCCCACAGGTCGCGGCAGGCCCTCTCCCCGAACGAGGCGGCGATCTGCTGCGCGACGTACGAGACCATCACCACCCAGGCGCTCGACGGGCAGGCGAGCGCGAGTTCGGCGGTCACCTCCAGGCTGTCGGCGGGCATCAGTTCGGGACCGCCGAAGCGCTGCGGCACGCCGAGGGCGAACTGGCCGGCCTCCCGCAGAGCCCGTTCCGCTTCAGGAGTCAGCCGGCTGTCGCGTTCGGCGGCCTCCGCGGCACGGCTCAGCACGGGAGCGATGTCATGGGCCGCCGCCAGGAGCGTGCGCACCGGATCGGCGGGCGTGGCGCGTTCGGCGCCGGTCGATGGGTAGGTCACCACCCCAGGAGATCACCGGGTGGCCCGAAGATCCACTGTTCGGACCAAGTCGGATCCGTGACCGGCCCGATCCCGGTCGTCCGGGCGCCGTGCGGGCGGCCGGGCGGCCGCACGGGATCGCACCGCGCGCCGGAACGTACCGCGCGGCAGGTGTCTCCGCCGAGCCTGCCGCGTGGTCTCCAGCCGTCCTCGGCCCGGGCGACCTCCTCGCCCGTCACCGCGACCACCGCGCTCGCGTACCTGCGGCCGGGGCCGGGTCAGTGAACTGCGGGCGCCGCCTTCTTGCGCGCCCGGTAGGCGGCGGCCTTGATCTTGTTGCCGCAGGACTCCATGCCGCACCACTGGCGGCGCATTCCCCGCGAGCGGTCGATGTAGACCCGGGTGCACTCGGGGTTGCCGCACTCCTTCAGCAGCGGGACCTCGGGGCCGCTGAGCAGTTCGACGGCCTGCCGGGCAACGGTCGCCAAGGCCTGGGGAGCGGTCGCTTCGACCAGCCGCCCGGCCATCGTGAGCTGGGGCGTCACCGGAGTCCTGAGCGCGGCGGCGTTGACCACGTCGAGGGCGTCCCGGTCGAAGTCCTCGCCGAGGCGCCGGTCGGTGACGAGCTGGTAGACGGCCTCGCGCACGGTGATCGCCGCTCGGACGTCGTCCTCCTCGGCGGGCGTGATCGTGTCCACGAGCCCGGACTCCAGATACCAGGCGTCGAGCCGCTCCGGCGTCACGAACATCTCGAACCGGGTCGACCGCCGGGCACGGAGGGTGGCCGCGAAGTCGAGGGCGGGGTGCTCGCATACGAAGACATGGTCAAGATTCACATCACCATTTTGACAGGTGACGGCAAGGGGATGCAAGGGTCGTCACGTTTCGGGGCAGTGAGCTCCGGGTGCCGGGCTCTCGACCCGCGACTCTCGCCGCGGGTCGAGCCGTTCGCCCCGGACCACTGTGGTGGCCGGCCGGCCACCGGTGCCACACGTCTCCGTCGCCGATGCGTGAGCTCGGCCGCAGGTGCGGCCGTCAGCAGGCGCGGCGGCGTACCGGCAGGGAGAGCACACCGCGGATGATGCCCGAGCCGATCCAGTCGAGCGAGTCCACCGGGGCGGCGAGCTCCAGCCCGGGGACGCGGGAGAGCAGGACGCGCAGGGCCACGGTCGTCTCCAGCCGGGCGAGCGGGGCGCCCAGGCAGTAGTGGATGCCGTGGCCGAAGGCCAGATGACGGGCGGCGGGCCGGGTCACGTCGAGGACGGCGGGGTCGTCGGCCCCGGTCCGGGGGAGGTCGTGCCCGGCGGAACCGAGCGCGACGGTGATCATGCCGCCCCGGGGAATGCGTACCCCGCCCAGTTCCAGCTCCTCGCTGGCGTAGCGGCTGGTGGAGCGCTCGACGGAGGTGTCGTACCGCAGGAACTCCTCCACGGCCCCCGCCATGAGTTCGGGCCTCTCGCGCAACAGCCTGAGCTGTTCCGGGTGCCGCAGCAGGGCCAGGACGGCGTTGCCGAGCAGGTTCACGGTGCTTTCGTGGCCCGCGACGACCAGCATCATGGCCGTGCCCACGAGTTCCTCCTCCGACAGCCGGCCGTCCTCCTCGTCGCGGACGGCGACCAAAGCGGACAGCAGGTCGTCCCCGGGTCGGCGCCGCTTCTCCGCGACCAGTTCCGCCAGCAGCCCGTGCAGTCCGGCCAGCGCCGGTCGGTGCCCGGGTGAGGCCACCTGGAGCGCCAGCCCCGACCAGCGGCGGAAATCCGGGTGGTGCTCCGCCGGAATGCCGAGGAGTTCCGCGATGACCGAGGCCGGCAGCGGGTTGTTGAACGCCTCCATGAGGTCGAACTCGCCCGACGGCGGCATCGCGTCGATCAGGTCGTGGGCGATCCGCTCGATACGCGGCGCCAGTTCGGCCGTACGGCGGGGAGTGAACGCGGCCGAGGCCAGCCGGCGCAGCCGGCCGTGCTCGGGCGGGTCGGCCTCCATCATCTGCGCGCCCAGCCCGACCGAGGGCTGATGGAGTACGTAACCGGCGGCGGCCAGGGCGTCGGCGGCGGGCGTGGCGTCCTTCAGCAGGGCGGGGTGGTTGAGCGCCTGCCGGGCCAGGTCGTGTCCGACCACCACCCAGCCCTGGAGACCGCGGTGGAACTCGGCCGGGTGGATGGGGCCGAGCGCCCGCAGCCGGGCGTACCGGGCCGGGGCATCCGCCTTGAACGCGGGGCCGATGACCACCCTGCCTTCGTGGTACGGGCACTTCTCGCTCGAACTCATGGTGTCTCTCTCCTGTTCCGGTGGTCGTGCGGTCGTGCGGAACCCGGAGCGCCTGACCGGTACGGCCCGCCCCTCGGGTCCCTGGACGAGGAGGCCGTACCGCGGTCCGTGACCGGGCCTCAGATCCAGGTGTCGAGCCACATCCTGGCCCGCCAGCCGGCGTACGGGATCGTCTCACCCGTGTAGACCGGGAAGAAGTGGACGAAGTTCCAGACGACGAGCAGGAGCAGCAGACCCGCGGCCGCCGTTCCGCGCAACCGGCGCCCGTCGGCCGCCCCCGGCGGCCCCGCGAGAGCCGCCAGCATCACCGTCACGGCCAGGCACAGGTACGGCACGAAGACGACCGCGTAGAAGGAGAAGACCGTCCGGTCCCGGTACAGGAACCAGGGCAGATACCCGGCAGCCACGGCACACAGCACGGCCCCGCAGCGCCAGTCCCGCCGCAGCACCCACCGGTACAGCACATAGACGAGAGCGCAGCACCCCGACCACCACAGGAGCGGAGTCCCCAGGGCGAGGACCACCTGTGAGCAACTCCCGTACGGGGGACAGCCGTTCGTCCCGGACTGCGGTGACGCGTAGGAGAACAGCACAGGGCGGCCGAGGACCAGCCAGCTCCACGGATCCGACTCGTACGGGTGCGGAGCGTGCAGTCCCACGTTGAACCGGTACACCCCGTACTCGTAGTGCCACAGGCTGCGCAGCGGGGCCGGAATCCACGACCAGGTGCCG from the Streptomyces sp. NBC_01335 genome contains:
- a CDS encoding cytochrome P450 family protein; translated protein: MSSSEKCPYHEGRVVIGPAFKADAPARYARLRALGPIHPAEFHRGLQGWVVVGHDLARQALNHPALLKDATPAADALAAAGYVLHQPSVGLGAQMMEADPPEHGRLRRLASAAFTPRRTAELAPRIERIAHDLIDAMPPSGEFDLMEAFNNPLPASVIAELLGIPAEHHPDFRRWSGLALQVASPGHRPALAGLHGLLAELVAEKRRRPGDDLLSALVAVRDEEDGRLSEEELVGTAMMLVVAGHESTVNLLGNAVLALLRHPEQLRLLRERPELMAGAVEEFLRYDTSVERSTSRYASEELELGGVRIPRGGMITVALGSAGHDLPRTGADDPAVLDVTRPAARHLAFGHGIHYCLGAPLARLETTVALRVLLSRVPGLELAAPVDSLDWIGSGIIRGVLSLPVRRRAC
- a CDS encoding TIGR03619 family F420-dependent LLM class oxidoreductase, with translation MRLGLALPTFGPDARPESLLAVCRTAEELGYDSLWTGDRVLAPLVPSAPYPSTDGRMPREYENHMDPLVALTFAASHTTRVELGTSTLNGLWQPPLMLARSLTTLDLLSGGRLVVGLGLGWMPEEYTAVSVPWKGRGARLEETMDVLEKYWANDVFSHEGPLFTIPETVVGLKAHQRPGPPVLLAAFTPGGLRRIGRRFGGWLPVAMPLQHLMGMWDVIVGAAVEAGRDPSALRMALRVNPQLTDVRTDDEQMPRAGTLGQFVDYARAAAEAGVHELFVDFGQSTATLDERADLAGRFLEGVRRG
- a CDS encoding acyl-CoA dehydrogenase family protein, encoding MTYPSTGAERATPADPVRTLLAAAHDIAPVLSRAAEAAERDSRLTPEAERALREAGQFALGVPQRFGGPELMPADSLEVTAELALACPSSAWVVMVSYVAQQIAASFGERACRDLWGDGPDVALCGVFSDAGAVSRPVEDGVLVTGTWSWASGCHHADWALLGVPLPEEPGNAPGRGLALVPASGLAVKRTWDMAGMRGTGSDTLVADEVFVPHHRLRRFADVVRGNGLPEEPLYRIPPGSMTLVSMGPLLGTARAVLRLTLEAVESGKPMAMSLHARLADSPSVQAAIAEAATLIDSAHLHLRRSAEFAGAAAVSGTEPSPIERARVRMDAGHASTCLLQAVQLLLTVGGAGSFSATKTVQRHWRDLETGSRHPTLNPGLAKEMYGRALVGDERPVSPMV
- a CDS encoding CGNR zinc finger domain-containing protein produces the protein MNLDHVFVCEHPALDFAATLRARRSTRFEMFVTPERLDAWYLESGLVDTITPAEEDDVRAAITVREAVYQLVTDRRLGEDFDRDALDVVNAAALRTPVTPQLTMAGRLVEATAPQALATVARQAVELLSGPEVPLLKECGNPECTRVYIDRSRGMRRQWCGMESCGNKIKAAAYRARKKAAPAVH
- a CDS encoding TetR/AcrR family transcriptional regulator; the protein is MLAVDPGASVASIAAEAGVDRRTVYRRFAAREDLLAAIYDARLTAIERAVEDARLREAPVAVALHRYVENIIAVNRDWPVDLTRMLTDDTVHARRDASIAEVDAFLHRATTEGLLRPGQPEGWAGALLPQLMHLVSRTMPDLSPAQAADVVVDTLLRGLGTH